The Vigna unguiculata cultivar IT97K-499-35 chromosome 6, ASM411807v1, whole genome shotgun sequence genome contains a region encoding:
- the LOC114188499 gene encoding uncharacterized protein LOC114188499 codes for MANISQTFSEGASINRPPLFFGDNYPFWKIRMKIFLESIDKGVWDAIVNGPFIPTKMVEGKTIPKDFLSWTLDENKCAHYDVRAKNIISSALTLDEFYRVSICQSAKEMWYVLEVTHEGTNEVKRARKNTLIQEYEMFRMKAEETIYDVQKRFTHIVNHLIALGKVFEKEELNIKILKSLNRAWQPKVTAISESRDLTTLSMATLFGKLREHELELGRLKEEEEGEKRQSIALKAAAKTKGRSKTNKDKETAEQEDEASDSETLNMMVKRFSKFLKYKNKSNAKSAAAGNRRFPSKRQESSSNTSTCYECGKSGHIKPDCPILKIKKKLEEKGEAISKSKRVKKAYIAWEDNDSNTSSDSSESHEEETNLCLMADTKSFASSVSDLESTDESYETRFYQLLDVYNELHEEARKLQYSNNRHKGENRWLENRLKQLETENEELKTELENIEKHKSGDCKKSVLNCENCSKQLERIKYLMSTLTRFTLGRNYLDAMLGSQRSVLNREGIGYAEHENQLGSQLESRKFINMSKPSSIVCFYYCKSGHTSNKCYFKKHGVPEGKYKWIAKNSNVLSNMKGPNFKVGT; via the coding sequence ATGGCCAATATTTCACAAACTTTTTCTGAAGGGGCTTCAATAAACAGACCACCCTTATTTTTTGGAGATAACTATCCCTTCTGGAAAATCAGAATGAAGATCTTTTTAGAATCAATTGATAAAGGTGTATGGGATGCTATTGTTAATGGTCCATTCATACCTACAAAAATGGTGGAAGGAAAAACTATTCCTAAAGATTTCTTATCTTGGactcttgatgaaaataaatgtgCTCATTATGATGTGAGAGCCAAGAATATAATCTCATCTGCACTAACATTGGATGAATTCTATAGGGTATCAATTTGTCAATCCGCCAAAGAAATGTGGTATGTGTTAGAGGTAACTCATGAAGGCACGAATGAAGTCAAAAGAGCTAGAAAGAACACATTAATCCAGGAGTATGAAATGTTTAGGATGAAGGCTGAGGAAACAATCTATGATGTGCAAAAAAGGTTCACTCATATTGTGAATCATCTCATAGCATTGggaaaggtttttgaaaaggaAGAACTGAATATAAAAATACTGAAAAGTCTGAATAGAGCATGGCAGCCTAAGGTCACTGCAATTTCTGAATCAAGAGATCTCACCACACTGAGTATGGCAACCCTCTTTGGAAAATTAAGAGAACATGAATTGGAACTTGGACGTTtaaaagaggaagaggaaggagAGAAAAGGCAAAGCATTGCATTAAAAGCTGCTGCAAAAACTAAAGGCAGAAGCAAAACCAACAAGGATAAGGAAACTGCAGAACAAGAGGATGAAGCTTCTGATTCTGAGACACTAAATATGATGGTAAAacgtttttcaaaatttttgaagtacaaaaataaatctaatgcAAAATCTGCAGCTGCAGGAAATAGAAGATTCCCTTCCAAGAGGCAAGAGTCATCATCTAACACTTCAACATGTTATGAGTGTGGCAAATCTGGTCATATCAAACCTGATTGTCCAATTCTCAAGatcaaaaagaaattagagGAAAAGGGTGAGGCTATAAGCAAGTCCAAGAGAGTGAAGAAAGCATATATtgcttgggaggacaatgacTCTAACACCTCTAGTGATTCAAGTGAAAGCcatgaagaagaaacaaatctGTGTTTGATGGCTGATACAAAATCCTTTGCCAGCAGTGTAAGTGATCTTGAATCTACTGATGAAAGTTATGAAACTAGGTTCTATCAACTACTTGATGTATATAATGAGCTGCATGAAGAGGCTAGAAAGTTGCAATACTCTAATAACAGACATAAAGGTGAAAATAGGTGGCTTGAAAATAGATTAAAACAGCTTGAAACAGAAAATGAAGAATTGAAAACTGAgcttgaaaatattgaaaagcATAAAAGTGGTGATTGCAAAAAGAGTGTGCTTAATTGTGAAAATTGTTCCAAACAATTAGAGAGAATCAAATATCTAATGAGTACATTAACTAGATTCACTCTAGGAAGAAATTATCTAGATGCTATGCTAGGTTCCCAAAGAAGTGTACTGAACAGAGAAGGCATAGGATATGCAGAACACGAAAATCAACTAGGGAGTCAACTAGAATCAAGGAAATTCATTAACATGAGTAAACCATCTTCTATTGTATGCTTTTACTATTGCAAATCTGGTCATACATCGAATAAATGTTACTTTAAAAAGCATGGTGTTCCTGAAGGTAAATATAAATGGATAGCCAAGAATTCAAATGTTTTgtctaacatgaaaggacccaactTCAAAGTGGGTACCTAg